The following nucleotide sequence is from Tardiphaga sp. 709.
AACAGGGATGGCATAAAGTTGCGCGATTGCGTAAGCAGTGTCGTACACCGCCCCGAAGAGGAAGCCCTGCATGAAGCTCGTGGTCGCGATCATCAAACCCTTCAAGCTCGATGAAGTGCGTCAGGCTTTGACGGCTATCGGCGTCCACGGCATGACGGTGACCGAAGTGAAAGGCTATGGCCGGCAGAAGGGCCATACCGAGATGTATCGCGGCGCCGAGTATATCGTGAATTTCCTACCCAAGCTGCGGCTCGAAATCGCTGTGGCATCCGATCTCGTAGCCAAGGCGGTCGAGGTCATCTCCACCGGAGCCCGGACCGGCCAGATCGGCGATGGCAAGATCTTCGTGACCCCGATCGACCACGCCCTGCGTATCCGCACCGGCGAGACCGACAGCGACGCGCTTTAGGCAATAAGCCAGCGCCCACTGGGCTTTCAGCCAGAGCTGCTCTCACAGTCCGCTCGAATACGCCCGAAGGGCTCTACTGCCTTGCCCGGTTGAACCATGTCAATTCTACGCGCGCCAGTTGGAAGGCCTGCAGATTAGACAATTTCGAGTTTTTTGCCTCGGATTGACGTATTTGGACACCTCTGGGCTGCCCGCCGCCTAAGCAGGAATATGTCGAGAGCCTGTCATGCTTCCCTTTTGGGCAGGATTGACTAGAGTTTGGGCGCGACGGAATAGCGCACTCTGTCTCATCACGTGAGAAACGCGAAAAGCTGGGGATTCATAAACCGTTAGAGAATTCCGCCGATCTGGCACGGCATTTGATTCTATCTGGTCTGGCTGTGCCCGCGTAGTGAACTTCTCCGCGTGGTGAACCTCAGTCGAGATCGCCCGGTCGGTTTTCGGTCGGGCCCAAGCGGGGATAGGACCCATGAAAATTGTTATGGCGATCATCAAGCCATTCAAGCTTGAGGAAGTCCGTGATGCCCTGACCGCCATTGGCGTTCATGGTTTGACGGTGACGGAAGTCAAAGGATATGGCCGGCAGAAGGGCCATACGGAAATTTATCGCGGCGCTGAATATGCGGTGAGCTTCCTGCCCAAGATCAAGATCGAGGTGGCTGTCGCTTCCGATCAGGTCGACAAGACCATCGAAGCCATCACCACGGCCGCCAAGACCGGCCAGATCGGCGACGGCAAGATCTTCGTCATCAACCTCGACCACGCGGTTCGCATCCGCACCGGCGAGGCCGATGCTGCAGCCCTCTAAGTCGAATTCCTCGGATTTCGCGCTCACCCATTCTTCAATCAGGAGTCAAACACAATGACGTTTAAGCGTCCCTCTGGCGCGGGATTGGCGGCACTCGCCGTTGGCCTGTTCGCCGCAACTGCGGCTTACGCCGATCCGACGGTCAACAAGGGCGATAACGCCTGGATGATGACCTCGACGGTGCTGGTTCTGTTGATGACAGTCCCGGGCCTCGCCCTGTTCTACGGCGGCCTCGTTCGTTCCAAGAACATGCTCTCTGTGTTGATGCAGGTCCTCTACACCGCTTGCATCGTGATGGTGATCTGGGCTCTCTACGGCTACAGCATCACGTTCACTGGCGGTTCGGCCTATATCGGTGGTTTCTCCAAGGCGTTCCTCGCCGGCGTGACGCCTGACTCGATGGCTGCTTCGTTCACCGCAGACGCCAACATCTCGGAACTCGTCTACTTCTGCTTCCAGATGACCTTTGCCGCCATTACCCCCGGCCTGATCGTCGGCGCCTTCGCAGAACGCACCAAGTTCGCCGCGATTGCACTGTTCATCCCGCTCTGGGTGACGTTGATCTACTTCCCGATCGCGCACATGGTTTGGTACTGGGCCGGTCCGGACGCCATTGTCGCAGCCGCCAAGGCTGTTGCGGCTGCGGCTCCCGATGCGAAGGCTGCGGCTCAGGCCAAGCTTGACGAAGTCATGGCCGATGCCGGCCAGGTGTTCCTGTGGGGCGCTCTCGACTTCGCCGGCGGCACCGTCGTTCACATCAACGCCGGCATTGCTGGTCTCGTGGGTTGCCTGATCATCGGCAAGCGCACCGGCTACGGCAAGGAACTGATGGCTCCGCACTCGCTGACCATGACCATGATCGGCGCGTCTCTGCTGTGGGTTGGCTGGTTCGGCTTCAACGTCGGTTCGAACCTCGAAGCCTCGGGCACTGCCGCTCTCGCGATGACCAACACCTTCCTCGCAACTGCGGTTGCGGCGATGGCCTGGATGTTCGCGGAGTGGATGACCAAGGGTCACCCGTCGCTGCTCGGTGCAGCATCGGGCGCGGTTGCCGGCCTCGTCGCCGTCACCCCGGCTTGCGGCTTCTCGGGCCCGATGGGCGCGATGGTTCTCGGTCTGGTCGCAGGCGTCGTCTGCCTGTTCTTCTGCACCGTCGTGAAGAACTCGCTTGGCTATGACGACTCGCTCGATGTGTTCGGCGTCCATTGCGTCGGCGGCATCATCGGCGCGCTCGGCACCGGCATCCTGGTCAACCCGGCCCTCGGCGGCACGGGCGTCATGGACTACGTCGCCGGCAAGATTGGCGACTACGACATGGTCACCCAGATGATCGCGCAGTGTAAGGCTGTCGCGACCACGCTGGTGTGGTCGGGCGTCGGTTCGGCGATCCTGTTCAAGGTCGTCGATGTGATCGTCGGTCTCCGCGTCAATGTTGAAGTCGAGCGCGAAGGCCTCGACGTCACCGAGCACACCGAACGCGCCTACAACATGTAAGCGTCACGAGTATCCCGGATCATCGGTCCGGGATGCTCACAAAGGGATCGGTTGGGGCACTACCCGGCAATGTCCCAACCGTCGAAGGGCTCCAGCGCAAGCTGGAGCCTTTCACTTTTTGGGCGGCCATTCTGATCTCCGCGCAGGCCTGGACGGCCGCCGAACACGTGATAGCAAGGCCGGCCCCTCGATGGTTAATCGCGTCTTAACCTCGCCGTATCTATGGTGGTTTGATCTCGTTTCGGCCGATCTCATGGGGCGATCGGCTGCCTTGAAAGTACTGGCGTTTTCCTGATGGCACTCACCGCTCCTCCTTCCGCGGCGCAAGGCGCTGGCAGCCGGACCTCGGCTGGGCCCAATGGCGAGCGTTCACCGTTTGCGCGGCTGACGGAATTGCTGGCGCCATATCAGCCCGGCCAACCGCTGATCACACTGTCATTGGGCGAGCCGCAGCACCCGGTGCCGGATTTCGTCGGACCGGTCCTCGCCAAACACACTGCCGATTTCGGCCGCTATCCGATCGCCAAGGGCATTGAGCCGTTCCGCCGCGCCGCCGCTACGTGGATGGGTACGCGCTTCAATCTCCCGCGCGCCCTCGATCCGGAAACCGAAATACTGGTGCTGAATGGCAGCCGCGAAGGCCTGTTCTTCGCCGCGATCACGGCCGCGCGCTTTGTCGGCCCGCGCAAAGGCACGCCGGCGATCCTGCTGCCAAATCCGTTCTATCCAGCCTACGGCGCCGGTGCGCGTGCCGCGGGTTGCGAACCGATCTTCATGCCGACCACGGTGGCCAACGGCTTCCTTCCCGATCTCGACGCACTCGATGAGGCCACGCTGGCGCGCACGGTGGCGATGTACGTCGCATCGCCGGCAAACCCGCAAGGCGCCGTCGCGACGCCCGCTTACTTCAAGAAGCTGCACGACCTCGCGTTGCGCTACGGTTTCATCGTGCTGTCCGACGAATGCTATTCGGAAATCTACACACAGGCCGCGCCCGGCAGCATGCTGGCATCAGCCGGACCCGACTATGCCAATGTCGTTGCGTTCCAGTCGCTGTCTAAGCGTTCGAATCTGCCAGGCATGCGCGTCGGCTTCGTCGCGGGCGACAAGAAGTTCCTGAGCGCGTTTCACGAATTGCGCAACGTCGCCGCGCCGCAGGTGCCGGTACCGCTGCAGCAGGTCGCGGTTGCCGCCTATAGCGACGAAGCGCATGTGGAAGAGAATCGTAGGCTCTACCGCTTGAAGTTCGATCTTGCGGATCAGATCCTCGGCAATCGCTACGGCTACAAGCGACCGGCCGGCGGCTTCTGTCTGTGGCTCGATGTCTCCGCATATGGCGGTGACGAAGAGGCAACCGTGAGACTGTATCGCGATGGCGGCGTGCGCGTGGTGCCCGGAAGTTATCTGGCGCGCCCGCAGGCCGACGGCAGCAATCCCGGCGCCGGCTATATTCGTTTGGCCATGGTGCAGGACAGTGAAACGACAGCCGAGGCTTTGCATCGGCTGGTGAAAATTTTGAATTGAAGATCCTGGATTAATGCAGGGCGCATGAGCACTCCGGTATGAGCACCACGATCGAACGCGTCATTCCTCTCGTCGGCCATCTGCCCGCGTCAATTCGCGAGATGCTGGGACGACGGCTGCGTGAACTGGCAGGCTTTGGCCTGGTCTGCGCCGCAGGTGTCGCGGCGGCAGCGATGATGACGTGGTCCGTACAGGACCCGAGCCTGAGCCATGCCACCTCGCGTGCGATCCGCAATGTCGCCGGTTATCCCGGCGCGATCGGCGCCGATCTGTTGATGCAGATCCTCGGCCTCGGCGCGATCATGATGATTCTCACCATCGCCGTCTGGGGCTGGCGGATGATGACGCATCGGCATTTCGATCGCGAAGCACTGCGTATCGGTTGCTGGGTCCTTTGCACCATCATCGCATCAGGCTTTGCCAGCTGCTGGCAGCATGGCGGGTCGTGGCCCCTGCCGACCGGCGTCGGTGGCGTGGTCGGCGACGCGCTGTTTCGCGCGCCCGCGGTCGTATTTGGCCCCGTCGGCTTCATCTATCGATTCGTACTCGGCTTTATTCTCTGCGCGGCGATGATCGTGACCTTCTTCATCGCCTGCGGCTATGGCGCGCAGGCGAAGGAAGAGTTTGCCGAGATCGACATCGAGGAAGACGACGAGCCATTCGAGGAAGACGAAACCCGCGATCGCAGCTCAATTTCGGTTTCGCTGGGCTGGGCCGCGCATGCCGTGATGAGCGCGAAGGCGCGTCTCGGCCGGTTGCTCTCGGTGATCTATGGCAAGATGGTTGCGAGCGAACCCAAGGCGCGCGCGGCATCCTTCGAACGTCAGGAACCGAACCTCGGCGCTCGTCGCAATAGTCCGTCAATTGCGCCGCATGACGAAGACGTGGTCGATCACGACGAAGACGAAGAGCACGACTACGAGGAAGAAGAAGAGGAAGAGGAGCCCGCCCCGAAGGCGCGCAAGAAATCCTCGGCCAAGGAGCCGGTGCGGAAATCCAACGGCAAGTTCGAACTGCCCTCCGTCGGCATGCTCACCGCGCCGAAGGCCGCCGATCGCAAGCCGCTCAGCAAAGCCGAACTCGAAGCCAATTCGCGCGCGCTGGAAGGCGTGCTGCAGGACTTCGGCGTGCGCGGCGAGATCGTCAAAGCCAATCCCGGCCCCGTCGTCACGCTGTACGAACTCGAACCCGCACCGGGTATCAAGTCGTCGCGCGTGATCGGCCTTGCCGACGACATCGCACGCTCCATGAGCGCGCTGTCCGCCCGCGTCGCCGTCGTTCCCGGTCGCAACGCCATCGGCATCGAGCTGCCGAACGCCCATCGCGAAAACGTCTACTTGCGCGAACTGCTGACCGTGCAGGACACCAATGACGGCAGCATCAAGCTGCCGCTCTGCCTCGGCAAGAATATCGGCGGCGAGTCGATCATCATCGATCTTGCGCGCACGCCGCATATGCTGATCGCCGGTACCACCGGTTCGGGCAAGTCGGTCGCTATCAACACCATGATTCTCAGCCTGGTCTACCGGCTGCGGCCGGATCAGTGCCGCCTGATCATGGTCGACCCGAAGATGCTCGAACTGTCGGTCTATGACGGCATCCCGCATCTGCTGACGCCGGTCGTGACCGATCCGAAGAAGGCCGTGGTCGCCCTGAAATGGGCCGTGCGCGAGATGGAAGAGCGCTACAAGCGCATGGCCAAGCTCGGCGTGCGTAACATCGACGGCTATAATGCGCGCCTCGTGGAAGCCAAGGCCAAGGGCGAGGAGCTCTCGCGCACCGTTCACACCGGCTTCGACAAGGAGACCGGCAAGGCGATCTACGAGGAAGAGAAACTCGATCTCGCGCCGCTGCCCTATATCGTCATCATTGTCGACGAAATGGCCGACCTGATGATGGTTGCCGGCAAGGACATCGAAGGCCTGGTGCAGCGCCTCGCGCAGATGGCACGTGCCGCCGGTCTGCACGTCGTCCTCGCGACGCAGCGACCGTCGGTGGACGTCATCACCGGCACGATCAAGGCGAACTTCCCGACGCGTATCTCCTTCCAGGTCACGTCGAAGATCGACAGCCGCACCATCCTGGGTGAGATGGGCGCCGAGCAACTGCTCGGCCGCGGCGACATGCTCTATATGGCTGGCGGCGGCCGCATCTCGCGCGTACACGGTCCTTTCGTGTCGGACGAGGAAGTCGAGAAGGTGGTGCGCCACCTGAAGATGCAGGGCGAGCCAGAATATCTCGAGGCGGTCACCGCCGAAGAACCGGAAGAAGGCGAGGACGGCGCGGTATTCGATTCGACCGGCATGGGTGCCGATGGCGGTGGTGGCGATCTGTTCCAGCAAGCCGTTGCCATCGTCAAGCGCGACCGGAAGGCGTCGACCAGCTACATCCAGCGCCGGCTGCAGATCGGTTACAATCGCGCAGCGTCGCTGATCGAGCGCATGGAAAATGAAGGCATCGTCGGTCAGCCAAACCATGCCGGTAAACGCGAAATTCTGATCGAAGAAGAAGAAAGCGGGTTCTGAGAGTTTGACCCTGTCGATGGACAATCCCGCTTTCGAGTCGCGAAATCGCCACAGCTCCGGGTTAGCGCCTGCGCTGGTGGCGTCAGCCGCGACGGAGGCGCAAGAGACCACCGCCCGGACCGCAAAACCGGTACCCATTCTGACGCAAAGCGCGGTAAAATGCGCCGAACCCGCCGAGCAGGACGACGCCTTGATGAGACGCCCGACCCATCACGCCGCAGACCGGTCTTTCCTGCGCATCGGCGCAGCCGGCCTCGTCGCGACGTTTGTCGCCGCTAGTGTGGCGCCGTCGGCCTATGCCCAGTCGATCCCCTTGCCGCGACCTGCACCGCAAGCGCGCAGCAATGGCAGTTTCCAGATGTCGGCCTCCGAGCCCCAGGCCGTTCGGCCGCCAGTTGCAATCGCACCCAAGACATCGACGACGTCATCCACGCCGCCGAATCCAATCATTCCGGATCCGCGCCGCAACGTTCCCGCCAGCATTTTCATGAGCTTCGACGCCAATCAGAAGGCGCAGGCGAGCAAAGTCAGCAGCTATCTGTCATCGCTCAGCAATCTGAGCGGTAACTTTGTTCAGGTGGGCCCGGACGGCAGCCGCACCACCGGTGATTTCTTCATCCAGAAGCCCGGCAAGGTCCGTTTCGAATATGATGCGCCGACGACCATCGCCATGGTGTCCGACGGCCAGTCGCTCGCCGTCCGCGATTCCAAGCTGGCAACCCAGGACATCTACCCGCTGTCGCAGACACCGTTGCGCTATCTGCTGTCCGATCGCATCGATCTGATGAAGGACACCAATGTGGTCGCCGTCACCGCTGACGACCTCTATACGTCGGTGACCATCGAGGAAAAGAACGCGCTGGTCGGCACCTCGCGCCTGATGCTGATGGTCGGCACCAAGGATGGCCAGCTCAAGCAGTGGACCGTCACCGACCCGCAGGGCTATGACACCACGGTCGCGATCTACAATCTCGATACCGCGAAAAAGCCCGACCCGGGGCTGTTCAAGATCGACTTCACCAAGTATCCCACCAGCGGCGCGAATTAGTTTTCGCTGCAGGTGATGCCCTCATGATGAGCAGGCGCGCTTGCGCCGTCTCACCATCGGATTTCCATGCGTTTTTCCCTGACCACCTGGAATATCAATTCGGTGCGATTGCGCATCGACCTTGTCGCCAAGTTTCTCGAAGAGATGCAGCCGGATGTGCTGTGTCTGCAGGAAACCAAGTGCCCGGACGATGCCTTTCCGCTCAAGCGCTTCAAACAGCTCGGCTATGACCATGTCGTGCTGAACGGGCAGAAGGGCTATCACGGCGTCGCCATCGTTTCGAAACTTCCGTTCGAGAGCAGCGACATCCGCGTGTTCTGCAACAATCTGGACTCACGCCACATCTCGGTATCGTTCGGCGAAAAGGCCGGCATGACCGTGCCGCTGATCGTGCATGATTTCTATGTGCCTGCCGGCGGTGACGTCCCGGATCCGGACGTGAACGCGAAGTTCGCGCACAAGCTCTCGTTCCTCGACGAGATGAAGACCTGCGAGCCGCTGCATCCGCGCGGTGATGCGCGTCACATCCTGGTCGGCGATCTCAACGTGGCACCGCATGAGAATGACGTGTGGTCGCACAAGCAGATGCTGAAGATCGTGTCGCATACGCCGATCGAGTGCGAAAAGCTGCTCGCCGTGCAGAGCGAAGGCAACTGGATCGACGTCGCGCGCGAACGCATTCCACTGTCCGAAAAGATCTACACGTGGTGGAGCTACCGCGCTGCCGACTGGGCGGCGTCGAATCGCGGCCGCCGCCTCGATCACATCTGGGTGTCGTCAGCGCTGAAAGATTCGATCCGCGACTTCACCGTGACCGGTGATGCACGCGGATGGGAGCGGCCATCGGACCACGTCCCGGTCACGACGGTGCTGGAGCTTTGATATCAGTTACTGGCTGAGCTTGGCGCCGATCAGCGTCACGTCGCTGGCGAGCTGGCTGACGCGGGTCGCCATGTCGTCACGCAGACGGCGCGCGGCTGCCGGATCGCTGTCGAGCACGCGCTGAAACAGGCTGCGTGTGATCCGGATCGTACTGGAATATTCCGTGGCGACCGCCGTCGAGGGCCGCTGCATTGCCACCAGTAGTGCAAGTTCGCCCATCAATGTGCCAGGACCTGCGATCACTTCATGATCGCTGCCGTTGTCGAGACTAATGCGGAATGCGCCGGTCTGGACGACGTAGCCGCAATCGGCATCGTCGCCCTGCCGGAACAGCACGGAGCCCCGTGCAAATTCCTGCTGTTCGGAGCCGATCGCGATCACGCGCAAAGCGGCGATACCCAACAGGCGCAATGTCGGGACGCGCTCAAGCAGGGCTACATCATCATCGATCGACATGTAGAACCGTGTGATCGGGACGCGCGAAGGAGGGCACCGAACAGCTAATGGCGAATCGGCTCCCCAATCGTATCACGGCACCAACTTGTAGCCACCGGCTTCCGTCACCAGGATTTCAGGATTGGCGGCGTCCTTCTCGATCTTCTGACGCAGCCGATAGATATGCGTTTCCAGCGTGTGTGTGGTGACGCCGGAATTGTAGCCCCAGACTTCCTGCAGCAGCGTCTCGCGCGACACCGGCAACTGGCCGGCGCGATACAGGAAGCGCAGGATCGCGGTTTCCTTCTCGGTCAGGCGGACCTTCTTGGCATTGGCGCCGGTAAGCATCTTGGAGCCAGGTCGGAAACTATAGGGACCGACGGTGAAAACAGCGTCTTCGCTGGCTTCATGCTGACGGAGCTGCGCACGAATGCGCGCCAGCAGCACAGCAAAGCGGAATGGCTTGGCGACATAATCATTGGCGCCGGACTCCAGACCGAGAATGGTATCGGAATCGGTGTCGTGTCCCGTCAGCATGATGATCGGCGCCTTGAAGCCACCCTTGCGCAGGCTGCGCACGACTTCGCGACCGTCCGTGTCGGGCAGGCCGACATCCATCAGCACCAGATCGGGGGAATTGGCCTTGGCTGCAGTAGCGCCCTTGGCGCCGGTGTCGACAGCGGAGGCCTCGAACTCTTCGTGCAGCGACAGCTGCTCGACCAGCGCCTCGCGCAAATCAGTATCGTCATCCACGATCAGGATCTTGCGGGCATTGGGCATTGCGACAATCCTTTGAACGGCTGCGGCGGAGCGTTGTTCGCCGCGCTGAAACAGTGGGCCAGAAATCGTGACAGGCTTCGCCGTTAACGCATATTCTAGCGCAAAATCAGCGACATTCCCGGCGAATGTACTGCTGCAGCGCGAAATAGAACATTTGCGGTAAATAGCAAGGTGGAGTTCGCGATTCGGATGGGAAGTCTCGTTATTTCAGACACTTATCGAACAAGCTTACGTGATCGACCGCTAACTATGGTTCACATTCGCGCGTCAGCCGGAGACAGACTCCGTGGATGGCTGACGACCGATCACACAACCATACCCGTCGCGCTCGGTCGCGGCGGAATCAAGGCGAACAAACGCGAAGGCGATGGCGGAACGCCGCGTGGGACGTTTCGCCCCATCCGGCTGTGGTGGCGAGCCGACCGTAATCCACGTCCGCGTAGCTTTCTGCCGATCCGCCCCATCACGCCAATGGATGGCTGGTGCGAGGATCCATCTGACCGGCACTACAATCGGCCTGTGCGGCTCGATCGTGGAAATGACGGCGACCGACTGGCCCGCGAGGATCATCTCTACGATTTCATCATCGAGATCGACCAGAACACCCGGCCGCGGATCGCCGGACGGGGAAGCGCAGTGTTCCTGCATCTGGCCCGCCCGAAATTCGCGCCGACCGCGGGCTGTGTGGCGATGACCAAGCCGGCCATGCTGCGGCTGCTGGCCCGGATCGGGCCGAAGACGAAGATTGTCATCGGCTAGGCCTCTGGCCTAGCGACGTCCGAAAATCGCCGAGCCGACGCGCACATGAGTCGCGCCGAACTGGATGGCGATGGCAAAGTCGGCACTCATGCCCATCGATAACTTAGTCAGTCCATTGCGAGCCGCGATCTTGGCCGTCAGCGCGAAATGCGGCGCCGGTGCATCGTCAACCGGCGGAATGCACATTAGTCCCGAAATCGTCAGCCCGTATGTATCGCGACAGCGGGCCAGGAAATCATCGGCCTCGCCCGGCGCGATGCCGGCCTTTTGCGGCTCCTCTCCAGTGTTGAGCTGTACGAAGAGCTGTGGCGTCCGCTGCTGCGCCTTCATCTCCTTGCTTAACGCTTCGCAAATGCTCGGGCGATCGACCGAGTGGATTGCATCGAACAAGGCGACCGCTTCCTTGGCCTTATTGGACTGCAAAGGCCCTATCAGATGCAGCGCAATCGCGGGTTGAGTGGCGATCAGCGCCGGCCACTTGGATTTTGCCTCCTGGACGCGATTTTCGCCGAACACACGCTGACCGGCCTGGATCACGGGCGCAATTGCGTCAGCCTCGAAGGTCTTCGAGACCGCGATCAATGTCACAGAACTGCGATCCCGCCGCGCTTCGTTACACGCGCGAAAGATATCGTACTCGACCGATGCGAGTCCGTCGGTTGGTAAAGAAGGCGTTACGCCTGACGACTCTTGCACGGATTTATTTTCAACCAAGGCGCGAACTTTCTTGAGATCCATTGCAGTTTAACGAATCCGGGAAAGGCTTTTTGAAGGCTTTAGAGTACCTATGTCCGCGGGGCTTAGGGATCGAAGATGTCACGCATCGGTATTAACCGCAATAAAGCGAGGCTCAGGGGAGCTCTCGGTATTCGCGCTCGACTGGTCCTGTTGGCCCTCATTCTGGTGGGGCCATTAATGGCGGAGCGAATTCGCTCACTCGATGCGACGCGTACCCACCAGATCACGACGGCCGCGCGTGATTTCGCTGGTGTCGCCCAGCACAGCGCCGATGCACAGCGCGAAGTCTTCGCCTCTATCGAGGCCGTGCTGAAATCATCCGCCTACATCTATACGTCGGCCGCTCAGGTGAACCGGAGCTGCGCCATTATGCGGGCGAGCCTCCGCGGCGATATGCCGTGGCTGCGCAGCCTGACAGTGGCCGGCGCGGATGGCATCGCCATGTGCTCAACCTGGCCGGAAGTCATCGAGCAGAGATTCGATTTCAGCGATCGCCCCTATTTCAAGAAGGCGATAGCGACCGGTGAGTTTGTCGTCAGCGATTATCTGTTCAGCCGCCTGACGAACCAGCCGACGGTGATGGCTGCCTATCTCGCACCGGGCCTGACCAAGGACGACGATGCCGTGGTTCTGGCGGCGGTGAATCTCGACTGGATGTCGAAGATCATGGGCAATCTCGGCGACCGGCCCGGCGTCACGACACTGCTGGTCGATCATGCCGGCACCGTGCTTGCTGCGCCGCCGACAAACACCAGCGCGATCGGTCGGCCGATGGAAGACCTTGCTCTATTGCC
It contains:
- a CDS encoding YggS family pyridoxal phosphate-dependent enzyme encodes the protein MDLKKVRALVENKSVQESSGVTPSLPTDGLASVEYDIFRACNEARRDRSSVTLIAVSKTFEADAIAPVIQAGQRVFGENRVQEAKSKWPALIATQPAIALHLIGPLQSNKAKEAVALFDAIHSVDRPSICEALSKEMKAQQRTPQLFVQLNTGEEPQKAGIAPGEADDFLARCRDTYGLTISGLMCIPPVDDAPAPHFALTAKIAARNGLTKLSMGMSADFAIAIQFGATHVRVGSAIFGRR